A portion of the Acidisoma sp. PAMC 29798 genome contains these proteins:
- a CDS encoding GNAT family N-acetyltransferase: MSLRFAIEPLAKAHKRSGFTCGNDRIDLYFRDTVLQDVKRKYATCFVARDLPTTQIAGFYTLSSSNVPLSEIPEPLAQKLPRYPTVPAVLIGWLGRHSAYTGQGLGEALLFDAIKTVTTAPIGAHAIFADVIDNKAAAFYAACGFTPLVQRPRRLYLPVATALEQLSL; the protein is encoded by the coding sequence GTGAGCCTCCGCTTCGCCATCGAGCCGCTGGCGAAGGCGCATAAGCGGTCAGGCTTCACTTGCGGTAATGACCGTATCGACCTCTACTTCCGTGACACGGTGTTGCAGGATGTGAAGCGCAAATACGCGACGTGCTTTGTCGCCCGCGATTTGCCGACGACTCAAATCGCCGGTTTTTATACTCTATCCTCCAGCAATGTACCCTTGAGCGAGATTCCTGAACCACTGGCGCAAAAGCTGCCGCGCTACCCGACTGTTCCGGCCGTGTTGATCGGCTGGCTTGGCCGACACAGCGCTTATACCGGGCAGGGACTTGGGGAGGCCTTGTTGTTCGATGCCATCAAGACCGTCACCACTGCGCCCATCGGGGCGCACGCCATTTTTGCAGATGTTATCGATAACAAAGCGGCAGCGTTTTACGCGGCCTGCGGTTTCACGCCTTTAGTTCAGCGCCCTCGCAGGCTTTACTTGCCTGTGGCGACGGCACTTGAGCAACTATCGCTATGA
- a CDS encoding glycosyltransferase family 9 protein: MRILFVSSNRIGDAVITCGVLDHLIRTYPQARITIACGPAAEGVFARMPNRERTILVVKHKNDSHWMKLWWATVSTVWDLVVDMRGSLLVYFLPAKRRAVRRRVPGRMFEQYAHILGITPAPLPVVWTAPEDRARAQAILPADRPVIAFGATANWAPKVWPAERFAALYERLCAGPLPNAAVAVFAGPGEAERAMAAPLLAALPSAIDLCGTLALPEVAACIQRCALYVGNDSGLMHLAAASGTPTIGLCGTTIDRAEEMAPAGLRAAWALADGTTMESLSVETAYAACLKMLASV; the protein is encoded by the coding sequence ATGCGCATCCTCTTCGTCTCCTCCAACCGCATCGGTGACGCCGTCATCACCTGCGGAGTCCTGGATCACCTGATCCGCACCTATCCGCAGGCGCGCATCACCATCGCCTGTGGGCCGGCCGCCGAGGGCGTCTTCGCGCGCATGCCGAACCGCGAACGCACCATCCTTGTCGTCAAGCACAAGAACGACAGCCATTGGATGAAGCTGTGGTGGGCGACGGTCTCCACCGTCTGGGATCTCGTCGTGGATATGCGCGGCTCCCTGCTCGTCTATTTCCTGCCCGCCAAGCGGCGCGCCGTGCGCCGCCGGGTGCCCGGCCGCATGTTCGAGCAATATGCCCATATCCTCGGCATCACCCCCGCCCCCCTCCCTGTGGTCTGGACCGCGCCGGAGGATCGCGCCCGCGCCCAGGCCATTCTGCCGGCGGACCGCCCGGTCATTGCCTTCGGCGCTACAGCCAATTGGGCGCCCAAGGTCTGGCCGGCGGAGCGCTTCGCCGCGCTCTATGAGAGGCTCTGCGCAGGGCCGCTGCCGAATGCCGCCGTCGCCGTTTTCGCGGGACCGGGGGAGGCGGAACGCGCCATGGCCGCGCCGCTGCTCGCCGCCCTGCCCAGCGCCATCGATCTATGCGGTACTCTGGCGTTGCCCGAAGTGGCGGCCTGCATCCAGCGCTGCGCCCTGTATGTCGGCAATGACAGCGGCCTCATGCATCTCGCCGCTGCCTCCGGCACGCCGACCATCGGCCTCTGCGGCACGACCATCGACCGCGCGGAGGAAATGGCGCCGGCCGGCCTGCGCGCCGCCTGGGCGCTGGCGGATGGCACGACGATGGAAAGCCTGTCCGTCGAGACCGCTTATGCCGCCTGCCTGAAGATGCTGGCCTCGGTCTAG
- the queC gene encoding 7-cyano-7-deazaguanine synthase QueC — protein MSLGHQRRTGSALVMFSGGQDSTTCLAWALQTFDHVETVGFDYGQRHSVELACRAPIREAIARLEDWGAHLGMDHLIDLSGALAGVGSTAMTAEMEIVINEEGLPNTFVPGRNLMFMTAAAAIAWRRNIKHIIGGMCETDYSGYPDCRDDTIKAMQVALNLGMQRRFVLEMPLMWIDKAATWQMAEDLGGAPLVNLVRDLTHSCYLGDRQHRHAWGYGCGTCPACDLRGAGWARWQDGGGTGHCSGAGDAAPR, from the coding sequence ATGTCACTCGGCCATCAGCGCAGAACAGGCTCTGCCCTCGTCATGTTTTCGGGCGGGCAGGATTCCACCACATGCCTCGCCTGGGCGCTGCAAACCTTCGATCATGTCGAGACCGTCGGGTTTGACTATGGGCAGCGCCACAGTGTGGAACTTGCCTGCCGTGCGCCGATCCGCGAAGCCATTGCCAGATTGGAGGATTGGGGTGCGCATCTCGGCATGGACCACCTGATCGATCTGTCCGGGGCACTCGCGGGCGTCGGTAGCACAGCCATGACGGCGGAGATGGAGATCGTCATCAATGAAGAAGGCCTGCCGAACACGTTTGTGCCCGGCCGCAACCTTATGTTCATGACAGCGGCAGCCGCGATCGCCTGGCGCCGCAACATCAAGCACATCATCGGCGGCATGTGTGAGACGGATTATTCCGGGTATCCGGATTGCAGGGACGATACCATCAAGGCGATGCAGGTGGCGCTCAACCTCGGCATGCAGCGGCGCTTCGTGCTGGAAATGCCATTGATGTGGATCGACAAGGCCGCGACCTGGCAAATGGCCGAGGATCTTGGCGGTGCGCCTTTAGTGAACCTTGTGCGCGACCTGACCCATAGCTGCTACCTCGGCGATCGCCAGCACCGGCACGCCTGGGGCTATGGCTGCGGCACTTGCCCCGCCTGCGACTTACGCGGCGCGGGATGGGCGCGTTGGCAGGATGGTGGAGGAACGGGTCATTGCAGCGGGGCTGGCGACGCGGCCCCCAGGTAG
- the gatB gene encoding Asp-tRNA(Asn)/Glu-tRNA(Gln) amidotransferase subunit GatB gives MSYIIEGATGPWELVIGLEVHAQIVSNAKLFSGASAEYGAEPNSQVSFIDAGFPGMLPVINRACVAQAVRTGLGLQAEINLVSRFDRKNYFYADLPQGYQISQFAHPIVGKGVVEILLESGETRHIGVTRLHLEQDAGKSLHDQDPALSFIDLNRAGVALMEIVSEPDMRTPEEAGAYLRKLRTIMRYLGTCDGNMEEGSMRADVNVSVRKAGEEFRTRCEIKNVNSVRFVMHAIEAEAQRQVAVWESGQVVRQETRLYDPARGETRSMRSKEDAHDYRYFPDPDLLPLVIDQAWVDGLFAALPELPDAKKARFMSAYGLPSYDAGVLVMEQATADFYEAVAQGRDGKIAANWMLGDFFAGLNRMGRSIADSPVSAEGLGGLLDLLADATINGRIAKEVMEAMMETGESAGAIVEAKGLRQVTDTGAIDAAVDSVLAANPDKLAEYKAGKEKLFGFFVGQVMKAMAGKGNPALVNDAIRKKL, from the coding sequence ATGAGCTATATCATTGAGGGCGCAACCGGCCCCTGGGAGTTGGTGATCGGGCTGGAAGTTCATGCCCAGATCGTCTCGAACGCGAAACTCTTCAGCGGGGCTTCGGCCGAATACGGGGCCGAGCCGAACAGCCAGGTGAGCTTCATCGATGCCGGCTTCCCCGGCATGCTGCCGGTGATCAACCGCGCCTGCGTGGCGCAGGCGGTGCGCACGGGCCTCGGCTTGCAGGCGGAGATCAATCTCGTCAGTCGGTTCGACCGCAAGAACTACTTCTATGCCGATCTGCCGCAGGGCTATCAGATCAGCCAGTTCGCGCATCCCATCGTCGGCAAGGGCGTGGTCGAGATTCTGCTGGAGAGTGGCGAGACGCGCCATATCGGCGTCACGCGCCTGCATCTGGAGCAGGATGCGGGCAAGTCCCTGCATGACCAGGACCCAGCGCTGTCCTTCATCGATCTCAATCGCGCCGGTGTCGCGCTGATGGAAATCGTGAGTGAGCCGGATATGCGCACGCCGGAGGAGGCGGGGGCCTATCTGCGCAAGCTGCGCACCATCATGCGTTATCTCGGCACCTGCGACGGCAATATGGAAGAAGGCTCCATGCGCGCCGACGTGAATGTGTCCGTCCGCAAAGCCGGCGAGGAATTCCGCACGCGGTGCGAGATCAAAAACGTCAATTCAGTGCGCTTCGTCATGCATGCGATCGAGGCTGAGGCCCAGCGCCAGGTGGCGGTCTGGGAAAGCGGGCAGGTGGTGCGGCAGGAAACGCGCCTCTATGACCCCGCGCGGGGCGAAACGCGGTCCATGCGCAGCAAGGAAGATGCGCATGACTATCGTTACTTCCCCGATCCAGATCTGCTGCCTTTGGTGATCGACCAGGCCTGGGTGGATGGATTGTTTGCGGCACTGCCGGAACTGCCGGACGCCAAGAAGGCGCGCTTCATGAGCGCCTATGGTCTGCCGTCCTATGATGCCGGCGTTTTGGTGATGGAGCAGGCGACCGCCGATTTCTATGAAGCGGTGGCGCAGGGCAGGGACGGCAAGATTGCTGCCAACTGGATGCTGGGCGATTTCTTCGCCGGCCTGAACCGCATGGGGCGGAGCATTGCCGACAGCCCGGTCTCGGCCGAGGGGTTGGGCGGCTTGCTCGACCTTCTGGCGGACGCGACCATCAACGGCCGCATCGCCAAGGAGGTGATGGAGGCGATGATGGAGACCGGGGAGAGTGCCGGCGCCATTGTGGAGGCGAAGGGCCTTCGCCAGGTCACGGACACGGGTGCGATCGACGCGGCGGTGGATTCGGTCTTGGCGGCGAATCCCGACAAGCTGGCGGAATACAAGGCGGGGAAGGAGAAGCTGTTCGGCTTCTTCGTGGGCCAGGTGATGAAGGCCATGGCCGGGAAGGGTAACCCGGCGCTGGTGAACGACGCGATTAGAAAGAAGCTGTGA
- a CDS encoding endonuclease/exonuclease/phosphatase family protein, with translation MSPWSGQAGGGRTAARTTFWGKTLKIVSWNVLRLTGATLQDIAALVGQEQPDILLLQEASAQSVDLPGLIGGVVAFRAFVGGADGLAVWSPTALPPIEYLTLEHNPAQPHKRRRYAMILRFPTYTLANIHLAHNQRLLRRQFASVATVCAPRAIIIGDFNAVGWLTRSGWQDCGPRAITHMARGVLPFRLDRCMVRDWEPRSARALPKGRSDHKPIVVEVG, from the coding sequence GTGTCACCGTGGAGCGGACAGGCCGGCGGTGGCAGAACTGCCGCTCGCACAACCTTCTGGGGCAAGACGCTGAAAATCGTGAGTTGGAACGTGTTGAGGCTGACGGGCGCGACGCTGCAAGATATCGCAGCCCTGGTCGGCCAGGAACAGCCGGATATCCTGCTGCTTCAGGAAGCGAGTGCGCAGAGTGTCGATCTTCCGGGGTTGATCGGCGGGGTTGTTGCCTTTCGGGCCTTCGTGGGTGGGGCGGATGGCCTGGCCGTGTGGTCCCCAACGGCACTGCCGCCGATCGAGTATCTCACCCTCGAACACAACCCGGCGCAGCCCCATAAGCGCCGTCGCTACGCCATGATCCTGCGCTTCCCGACCTATACGCTGGCCAATATTCATCTCGCCCATAACCAGCGGCTCCTCCGCCGACAATTCGCCTCCGTCGCCACGGTGTGCGCGCCGCGCGCGATCATCATCGGGGATTTCAATGCCGTCGGGTGGCTGACCCGCAGCGGCTGGCAGGATTGCGGGCCGAGGGCGATCACGCATATGGCGCGCGGCGTTCTGCCCTTCCGCCTCGACCGCTGCATGGTGCGGGATTGGGAACCCCGGTCGGCCCGCGCCTTGCCGAAGGGACGGTCGGACCATAAGCCGATCGTCGTGGAGGTGGGGTGA
- a CDS encoding DUF1778 domain-containing protein — MPKSVAEADTARLEARIPVQVYDQMQRAARLRGMTMTGYVIATAGEDARRVVEDADILRLAREDQIRFAEALIDPPKPNERLARAAKRHAELIERR, encoded by the coding sequence ATGCCAAAATCCGTTGCTGAAGCCGACACCGCTCGTTTGGAAGCGCGTATCCCGGTCCAGGTCTATGACCAGATGCAGCGCGCCGCGCGTCTGCGTGGCATGACCATGACCGGCTATGTCATCGCGACGGCGGGCGAGGATGCGCGGCGCGTCGTCGAGGACGCTGACATCCTGCGTCTGGCACGTGAGGATCAAATCCGCTTCGCTGAAGCGCTCATCGATCCACCAAAGCCGAATGAGCGGCTGGCCCGTGCGGCGAAACGCCATGCCGAATTGATCGAGCGCCGGTGA
- a CDS encoding autotransporter strand-loop-strand O-heptosyltransferase, which produces MDGAAGLDARPDQPADPAPVLAKPEVIASAPTPPPAPNFPPPAEQPTEVGPRGLRYDFNFGARVTLPNRTIGKWLVRLRDLDTGNVLFQSENQGAFVRSSKRFFVRFSVEVFDVDGANPPTSILLHDYDARDREVLIQFPIGTLGDTLGWFPYAARFAAVHGCRLTCAMSGLIIPILKDSYPHIRFLTHDQVIEQKVAETAYATYCLGLFFDDVECTQQPTDFRHVGLHRTAGYILGVDPTEESPRLTLPDESRPIAEPYVCIAVQASTQCKQWNNPNGWHEVISYLKSHGYRVICIDQKAVGGQGIVWTHIPHGAEDQTGDRPLAERARWLRHATGFIGTSSGLAWLAWAAGCPVGLISGFTHPTNEFATPYRVINWHACNSCWNDPRLRFDHKDFLWCPRHAGTPRQFECSKLITAAHVIGVMKSVFERANADGQD; this is translated from the coding sequence ATGGACGGAGCCGCCGGTTTGGATGCCCGACCGGATCAGCCCGCAGACCCGGCCCCGGTGTTGGCCAAGCCTGAGGTCATCGCTTCGGCTCCCACCCCGCCGCCCGCGCCCAATTTTCCGCCACCTGCCGAACAGCCGACCGAGGTGGGGCCGCGCGGCCTGCGCTATGACTTCAACTTCGGTGCCCGTGTCACCCTGCCCAATCGCACGATCGGCAAATGGCTGGTCCGGCTGCGCGACCTCGATACTGGCAATGTCCTGTTCCAGAGTGAGAACCAGGGCGCCTTCGTCCGCTCGTCGAAACGCTTCTTCGTCCGTTTCTCCGTCGAGGTCTTCGATGTCGATGGCGCCAATCCACCAACCTCCATCCTGCTTCACGACTATGATGCCCGTGATCGTGAGGTTCTGATCCAGTTTCCCATTGGCACCCTGGGCGACACCCTGGGCTGGTTTCCCTATGCGGCGCGGTTCGCGGCCGTCCATGGCTGCCGGCTCACCTGCGCCATGTCGGGCCTCATCATCCCGATCCTGAAGGACTCCTATCCGCATATTCGCTTTCTCACCCACGACCAGGTCATCGAGCAGAAGGTCGCCGAAACGGCCTATGCCACCTATTGCCTCGGCCTGTTTTTCGACGATGTGGAATGTACCCAGCAGCCGACCGATTTCCGCCATGTCGGGCTGCACCGGACCGCCGGCTATATCCTGGGTGTCGATCCGACGGAGGAATCGCCGCGCCTCACGTTGCCCGACGAAAGCCGGCCCATCGCCGAGCCTTATGTCTGCATCGCCGTCCAGGCCTCAACCCAATGCAAGCAGTGGAACAACCCCAATGGCTGGCATGAGGTCATTTCCTACCTCAAGAGCCACGGCTACCGAGTGATTTGCATCGATCAGAAGGCGGTCGGCGGCCAGGGCATTGTCTGGACTCACATCCCGCATGGCGCGGAAGATCAGACCGGCGATCGGCCTTTGGCGGAGCGCGCGCGCTGGCTGCGCCACGCCACAGGCTTCATCGGCACCAGCAGCGGCCTCGCCTGGCTGGCCTGGGCCGCCGGCTGCCCGGTGGGGCTGATCAGCGGCTTCACCCATCCCACCAATGAATTCGCCACGCCGTACCGGGTCATCAACTGGCATGCCTGCAATTCCTGCTGGAACGATCCGCGCCTGCGCTTTGACCACAAGGACTTTCTGTGGTGCCCGCGTCATGCGGGCACGCCCCGGCAGTTTGAGTGTTCAAAGTTGATCACCGCGGCGCATGTGATCGGCGTAATGAAGTCCGTGTTCGAAAGGGCGAACGCGGATGGACAAGACTGA
- the putA gene encoding bifunctional proline dehydrogenase/L-glutamate gamma-semialdehyde dehydrogenase PutA, with amino-acid sequence MDKTEVRRPLYAAGAQTPLRTAITAAYRRAEPLCLRPLLDAATLSPEAATAAEAQARQLVEALRGKKRSGGVDGLVQEYALSSQEGVALMCLAEALLRIPDAATRDALIRDKIAPGDWRAHVGHSPSLFVNAATWGLVVTGKLVGSTNETTLSAALTRLIGRGGEPVIRRGVDMAMRIMGEQFVTGQTIDEALRRAGKMEAKGFRYSYDMLGEAATTAADAERYFADYETAIHAIGRASNQRGILDGPGISIKLSALHPRYSRAQRDRVMAELLPRLLSLARLAHGYDIGLNIDAEEADRLDLSLDLLEALCLDPDLAGWNGIGFVVQAYQKRAPFVLDWIIDLGRRTGHRLMLRLVKGAYWDSEIKRAQIDGQDGFPVFTRKLYTDVSYLACAQKLLSAPDAVFPQFATHNAQTLAAVMAMAPGAFHAGQYEFQCLHGMGEPLYEEVVGPDKLGRPCRIYAPVGTHETLLAYLVRRLLENGANSSFVNRISDAAVPVAALIADPVATVRAQHPDGAPHPAIADPRALFGAERRNSRGLDLSNEQTLILLDALRADMTWRAGTGEDGRPVLNPADHRDEVGWVYEATVTEATAAMGRADAAAAAWAATPVADRAACLGRAADSLEDRMPMLLGLLAREAGKTLPNAIGEVREAVDFLRYYGAEAARTLGGSRPLGPVACISPWNFPLAIFIGQVAAALAAGNTVLAKPAEETPLIAAEAVRLLHEAGIPADVLQLVPGDGAVGAALVADPRIQGVIFTGSTEVARAIQRQLAERLTTEGRPVPLIAETGGQNALVVDSSALAEQVVGDVLSSAFDSAGQRCSALRILCLQEDIAERTLTMLRGAMRELAIGRPDRLEVDIGPVITAEAQTMLLAHVAAMRARGFPVETLALPEDSAHGTFVAPTLIELGAVSDVTREVFGPVLHVLRFPRGGLDALIDAINATGYGLTFGLHTRIDETASRVLKRISAGNIYVNRNIIGAVVGVQPFGGGGLSGTGPKAGGPLYLRRLVSALPSMAPIGGTIDLPGPAGESNLYRLHPRGRIAVLARTEAGLAEQLDAVLGTGNTALVEGDNPALGVLDGMTPERAARVTVTDHWLATPHLRGVLFDGDSAALIALNRQVAARPGAILIVQTRPYRREWLLEETSVSTNTAAAGGNATLMAIS; translated from the coding sequence ATGGACAAGACTGAAGTCAGGCGTCCGCTTTATGCGGCCGGCGCGCAGACGCCGCTCCGCACAGCGATCACCGCCGCCTATCGCCGCGCCGAGCCCTTGTGCCTGCGGCCGCTGCTCGATGCCGCGACCCTGTCCCCCGAAGCCGCGACTGCGGCCGAGGCCCAGGCGCGCCAATTGGTCGAGGCTTTGCGGGGCAAGAAGCGCAGCGGGGGCGTCGATGGCCTCGTGCAGGAATATGCCCTGTCGAGCCAGGAGGGGGTGGCGCTGATGTGCCTGGCGGAGGCGCTGCTGCGCATCCCCGATGCCGCCACGCGGGACGCCCTGATCCGCGACAAGATCGCACCCGGCGATTGGCGCGCCCATGTCGGCCATAGCCCGTCGCTCTTCGTCAATGCCGCCACCTGGGGCCTCGTCGTCACCGGTAAGCTGGTCGGCAGCACGAATGAGACGACCCTGTCGGCGGCGCTGACACGGCTGATCGGCCGGGGCGGGGAGCCGGTGATCCGCCGTGGTGTCGACATGGCCATGCGCATAATGGGCGAGCAGTTCGTGACGGGCCAGACCATCGACGAGGCGCTGAGGCGTGCCGGCAAGATGGAGGCGAAGGGGTTTCGCTATTCCTACGATATGCTGGGTGAGGCCGCGACCACGGCGGCAGATGCCGAGCGCTATTTTGCCGACTACGAAACGGCCATCCATGCCATCGGCCGCGCGTCCAATCAGCGCGGGATTCTCGATGGCCCGGGCATTTCGATCAAGCTCTCCGCCCTCCATCCGCGCTACAGCCGCGCGCAACGGGACCGCGTCATGGCGGAACTGCTGCCTCGGCTGCTGTCCTTGGCGCGGCTCGCGCATGGCTATGACATCGGCCTCAATATCGACGCGGAGGAGGCAGACCGGCTCGACCTCTCCCTCGACCTGTTGGAGGCGCTGTGCCTGGACCCGGATTTGGCCGGGTGGAACGGCATCGGTTTCGTCGTGCAGGCCTATCAGAAACGCGCGCCCTTCGTGCTCGACTGGATCATCGATCTCGGCCGCCGCACCGGCCATCGGCTGATGCTACGACTTGTCAAAGGCGCTTACTGGGACAGCGAAATCAAGCGTGCGCAGATCGATGGGCAGGACGGCTTTCCGGTGTTTACGCGCAAGCTCTATACCGACGTGTCCTATCTCGCCTGCGCTCAGAAACTGCTGAGCGCGCCGGACGCCGTCTTTCCGCAATTCGCCACCCATAATGCGCAGACCCTCGCTGCCGTCATGGCCATGGCGCCGGGCGCGTTTCACGCGGGCCAATACGAGTTCCAATGCCTGCATGGCATGGGCGAGCCGCTGTACGAGGAGGTCGTGGGCCCCGACAAGCTCGGCCGGCCCTGCCGCATCTACGCCCCGGTCGGCACGCATGAGACGCTGCTGGCCTATCTCGTCCGCCGCTTGCTGGAGAATGGCGCCAACTCCTCCTTCGTCAATCGCATTTCTGACGCCGCCGTGCCGGTGGCGGCGCTGATCGCCGATCCGGTCGCGACCGTGCGCGCGCAACACCCGGACGGCGCGCCGCATCCCGCCATTGCCGATCCGCGTGCCCTGTTCGGCGCGGAGCGGCGGAATTCCCGAGGCCTCGATCTCTCCAACGAGCAGACCCTCATCCTGCTGGATGCGCTGCGCGCGGACATGACCTGGCGCGCGGGCACCGGCGAGGACGGGCGGCCGGTGCTCAACCCGGCGGACCACCGGGACGAGGTCGGTTGGGTCTATGAGGCGACGGTCACCGAGGCCACGGCGGCGATGGGTCGCGCGGACGCGGCGGCGGCGGCCTGGGCCGCGACGCCGGTTGCGGATCGCGCTGCCTGCCTCGGCCGGGCCGCCGACTCCCTCGAAGATCGGATGCCGATGCTCCTCGGCCTACTCGCGCGGGAAGCCGGCAAGACCCTGCCAAATGCGATCGGTGAGGTGAGGGAGGCGGTCGATTTCCTGCGCTATTACGGCGCCGAGGCCGCACGGACACTCGGCGGCAGCCGACCGCTCGGTCCCGTCGCCTGCATTAGCCCTTGGAACTTTCCACTCGCCATCTTCATCGGCCAGGTCGCGGCGGCGCTGGCGGCCGGCAATACCGTGCTCGCCAAGCCGGCGGAAGAAACGCCCCTGATTGCGGCCGAGGCCGTGCGTCTTCTCCACGAGGCCGGAATTCCCGCCGATGTCCTGCAATTGGTACCCGGTGACGGCGCGGTTGGCGCCGCCCTCGTCGCGGATCCCCGCATCCAGGGCGTGATCTTCACAGGCTCGACTGAGGTCGCGCGCGCCATTCAGCGGCAACTCGCTGAGAGGCTGACGACGGAGGGCCGGCCGGTGCCGCTGATCGCCGAAACCGGCGGGCAGAATGCCCTGGTGGTCGATAGTTCCGCCTTGGCCGAGCAGGTGGTGGGCGACGTGTTGTCCTCGGCCTTCGATTCCGCCGGCCAGCGCTGCTCGGCGCTGCGGATCCTGTGTTTGCAGGAGGATATCGCCGAGCGGACGCTGACTATGCTGCGCGGTGCGATGCGGGAATTGGCGATCGGGCGACCCGACCGTCTCGAGGTCGATATCGGGCCGGTCATCACGGCCGAGGCGCAGACGATGCTGCTCGCTCATGTCGCAGCGATGCGGGCGCGGGGTTTTCCGGTCGAAACCCTGGCGCTGCCGGAGGATAGCGCCCATGGCACCTTCGTGGCGCCGACGCTCATCGAGCTCGGCGCCGTCAGCGATGTCACGCGGGAGGTGTTCGGCCCGGTGCTCCATGTGCTGCGCTTTCCGCGCGGTGGCTTGGATGCGCTGATCGACGCCATTAACGCGACCGGCTACGGCCTCACCTTCGGGCTGCATACCCGGATCGATGAGACCGCGTCGCGTGTGCTGAAGCGGATTTCTGCCGGCAATATCTACGTCAATCGCAATATCATCGGCGCCGTCGTGGGCGTGCAGCCCTTCGGCGGCGGCGGCCTGTCCGGCACGGGGCCGAAGGCCGGCGGGCCTTTGTATCTCAGGCGCCTCGTCTCGGCCTTGCCGTCCATGGCGCCGATTGGCGGCACCATCGACCTGCCGGGCCCGGCCGGGGAGTCGAACCTCTACCGCCTGCATCCGCGCGGCCGGATCGCGGTTTTGGCACGGACGGAAGCAGGTCTGGCCGAGCAACTCGATGCGGTGCTCGGCACCGGCAATACGGCCCTGGTGGAGGGCGACAATCCGGCGCTCGGCGTGCTGGATGGCATGACGCCGGAACGCGCGGCGCGCGTCACGGTCACCGATCATTGGCTGGCGACGCCCCATCTGCGTGGGGTCCTGTTCGACGGCGACAGCGCGGCGCTGATAGCGCTCAACCGTCAGGTCGCCGCACGGCCCGGCGCCATCCTGATAGTCCAGACCAGGCCCTATCGCCGGGAATGGCTGCTGGAGGAAACCTCCGTCAGCACCAATACCGCCGCTGCCGGCGGCAATGCGACGCTGATGGCGATCAGCTAG